The Argentina anserina chromosome 3, drPotAnse1.1, whole genome shotgun sequence genome includes a region encoding these proteins:
- the LOC126785947 gene encoding 26S proteasome regulatory subunit 6B homolog yields MASAMVLDPKPIPGPATTLPPIRSDPTVLTDPNSSDEDSTDLYSRLKALQRQNEFIDIKEEYVKDEQKNLKREMLRSQEEVKRIQSVPLVIGQFLEMVDENHGIVGSTTGSNYYVRILSTINREHLKPSASVALHRHSNALVDVLPPEADSSISLLSQSEKPDVTYSDIGGCDIQKQEIREAVELPLTHHDLYKQIGIDPPRGVLLYGPPGTGKTMLAKAVANHTTAAFIRVVGSEFVQKYLGEGPRMVRDVFRLAKENAPAIIFIDEVDAIATARFDAQTGADREVQRILMELLNQMDGFDQTVNVKVIMATNRADTLDPALLRPGRLDRKIEFPLPDRRQKRLVFQVCTAKMNLSDEVDLEDYVSRPDKISAAEITAICQEAGMHAVRKNRYVILPKDFEKGYQTNVKKPDTDFEFYK; encoded by the exons ATGGCGTCGGCGATGGTTCTCGACCCGAAGCCGATCCCCGGTCCCGCCACCACCCTCCCTCCCATCAGATCTGACCCGACCGTCCTCACCGACCCGAACTCCTCCGACGAGGACTCCACCGACCTCTACAGCCGCCTGAAGGCCCTGCAGCGGCAGAACGAGTTCATCGACATCAAGGAGGAGTACGTCAAGGACGAGCAGAAGAATCTGAAGCGGGAGATGCTCCGGTCGCAGGAGGAGGTCAAGCGGATCCAGTCGGTGCCGCTCGTCATCGGCCAGTTTCTGGAGATGGTCGACGAGAACCACGGCATTGTGGGCTCCACGACGGGGTCGAACTACTACGTCAGGATTCTGAGCACGATCAACCGCGAGCATCTCAAGCCCTCGGCGTCTGTGGCCTTGCACCGCCACTCTAATGCTCTTGTGGATGTTCTGCCGCCGGAGGCCGACTCGAGTATCTCGCTGCTTAGTCAGTCGGAGAAGCCTGACGTCACCTACAGT GATATTGGAGGATGTGATATTCAGAAGCAAGAAATCCGTGAAGCAGTGGAACTTCCACTTACTCACCATGACTTGTACAAACAGATTGGAATAGATCCTCCACGCGGTGTTTTGCTCTATGGTCCACCTGGAACTGGTAAAACCATGCTAGCTAAGGCTGTGGCTAACCATACAACTGCTGCCTTCATAAGAGTTGTTGGTTCAGAATTTGTTCAGAAGTATTTGGGAGAG GGTCCTAGAATGGTTCGTGATGTTTTCCGTCTTGCCAAGGAGAATGCACCTGCCATCATCTTTATTGATGAGGTTGATGCTATTGCTACTGCAAGGTTTGATGCTCAAACTGGAGCTGATAGAGAAGTTCAGCGAATTCTTATGGAGCTCCTCAATCAG ATGGATGGGTTTGACCAGACTGTAAACGTTAAGGTCATAATGGCCACTAATCGTGCAGACACGTTGGATCCTGCACTTCTGCGTCCTGGAAGGCTTGACCGGAAGATTGAATTTCCTTTGCCTGATAGGCGACAGAAAAGACTTGTTTTCCAG GTCTGCACTGCTAAAATGAACTTGAGTGACGAGGTAGATTTGGAAGATTATGTATCAAGGCCAGACAAAATTAGTGCCGCTGAG ATTACAGCCATATGTCAAGAAGCAGGAATGCACGCAGTTCGCAAAAACCGTTATGTCATACTCCCCAAGGACTTCGAAAAGGGTTATCAAACCAATGTGAAGAAGCCAGATACCGACTTCGAATTCTACAAATGA
- the LOC126788100 gene encoding root phototropism protein 2: protein MASLAQNTDRFSIAMERTGQWIFSQDIPVDVVVEVGEANFSLHKFMLVAKSNRIRQLILESDKPDLTRINLSDIPGGPETFEKAAKFCYGVNFEITVHNVAALRCAAEYLQMTDKYCDNNLSGRTEDFLSQVALSSLSGAIVVLKSCEDLTPIAENLKIVQRCVEVVTSKVTIEANFPSRPPTNWWTEELSILGIEFFGRVITSMKQRASKTFTVSSAIVTYAERWLRDLIRDQSGAGTKALASDDSDLRVKQRELIQSIVALLPSEKAALPINFLCCLLRSATFVKASTAAKTELEKRISVILEHVTVDDLLVLSFTYDGERLFDLESVRRVISGFVEREKSVAVFNAGDFREVCSAAMLRVAKTVDAYLGEIATCTELSISKFNGIAVLIPKGARKVDDDLYRAVDIYLKAHPNLDEIEREKVCSVMDALKLSYEARLHASQNKRLPVQIVLHALYYDQLKLRSGEDENDTQIDAASTRNQVQADVSLAKENEALRTELLKMKMYISDVKKTGSGVGASAALATTSSGKGGAPRKTFFSSVSKKLGKLNPFKNGSKDTSNIDDCVDVTKPRRRRFSIS, encoded by the exons ATGGCCTCTCTTGCCCAAAATACTGACAGGTTTTCCATAGCCATGGAACGAACTGGCCAATG GATTTTCTCTCAGGATATTCCTGTCGATGTGGTAGTCGAAGTTGGCGAAGCCAATTTCTCTCTACACAAG TTTATGTTAGTGGCCAAAAGCAACCGGATCAGGCAACTTATATTGGAATCGGACAAACCAGACCTGACTCGAATAAACCTTTCCGACATTCCTGGAGGACCCGAGACGTTCGAGAAGGCAGCTAAGTTCTGTTACGGCGTCAACTTCGAAATCACAGTCCACAATGTAGCTGCTCTCCGATGCGCAGCCGAGTACCTCCAAATGACCGACAAGTACTGCGATAACAACCTCTCTGGCCGTACAGAAGATTTCCTTTCTCAGGTCGCCTTGTCCAGCCTCTCCGGCGCCATTGTCGTCCTGAAATCGTGTGAAGATCTCACTCCCATCGCTGAAAATCTCAAAATCGTTCAGAGATGTGTAGAAGTAGTCACCTCCAAG GTTACAATCGAGGCAAACTTTCCAAGTCGACCTCCGACGAACTGGTGGACGGAGGAGCTGTCAATATTGGGCATTGAATTCTTCGGGAGAGTTATAACATCCATGAAACAACGTGCATCGAAAACGTTTACCGTATCTAGCGCGATCGTAACATACGCCGAGAGATGGCTCCGGGATCTGATCCGGGACCAGTCTGGCGCCGGCACCAAGGCCTTGGCCTCCGACGACTCCGACCTCAGAGTCAAACAGCGGGAGCTTATACAGTCCATAGTGGCTCTCCTTCCTTCCGAGAAGGCGGCTCTACCGATCAACTTCCTCTGCTGCCTCCTCAGGTCGGCCACGTTCGTCAAGGCCTCCACGGCGGCGAAAACCGAGTTGGAGAAGCGGATATCGGTGATTTTGGAGCACGTGACTGTCGACGACCTGCTGGTGTTGTCGTTTACTTACGACGGCGAGAGGCTGTTCGATCTGGAGAGCGTGAGGAGGGTTATCTCAGGGTTCGTGGAGCGGGAGAAGAGCGTGGCGGTGTTTAACGCCGGTGACTTCAGAGAGGTGTGCTCTGCTGCGATGCTGAGAGTTGCTAAGACTGTGGATGCTTATCTCGGCGAGATAGCCACATGTACTGAGCTTAGTATATCGAAGTTTAATGGCATCGCCGTCCTCATCCCGAAAGGCGCGCGTAAAGTTGACGACGATCTCTACCGTGCCGTTGATATTTACTTGAAG GCTCATCCAAACCTTGATGAGATAGAGAGGGAGAAAGTGTGTAGTGTTATGGATGCGTTGAAGTTGTCGTACGAAGCGAGATTGCATGCTTCGCAAAATAAGCGTTTGCCGGTACAGATCGTGCTGCATGCCCTCTATTATGACCAGCTCAAGCTAAGGAGCGGTGAAGACGAGAACGACACGCAAATTGATGCAGCGTCGACCAGAAATCAGGTACAGGCCGACGTTTCGTTGGCTAAGGAAAATGAGGCGCTGAGAACAGAGCtcctgaagatgaagatgtaCATTTCAGACGTAAAGAAGACCGGAAGTGGTGTAGGTGCAAGTGCAGCGCTAGCGACGACGTCGTCTGGGAAAGGCGGTGCGCCGAGAAAGACGTTTTTCTCGTCGGTGTCGAAGAAACTGGGGAAGTTGAATCCGTTCAAGAATGGTTCTAAGGACACCTCAAACATTGATGATTGTGTGGACGTTACCAAGCCTAGAAGAAGGAGGTTTTCCATTTCTTAA
- the LOC126788865 gene encoding probable LRR receptor-like serine/threonine-protein kinase At1g06840 isoform X1 yields MHQFRAWMSVAVLAVCLFWFSLQASGAQEQEITDPVEVTALKAIWKSLIDPNKNLSNWNQGDPCTSNWTGVFCFNGSLDDGYLHVQELQLIAMNLSGTLSPELGRLSYMTILDFMWNKITGSIPKEIGNIMSLELLLLNGNQLSGPLPEELGYLLNLDRIQIDSNHISGPIPKSFANLNKTKHFHMNNNSISGQIPSELSRLPNLVHFLLDNNNISGYLPPEFSDLPKLLILQLDNNNFDGSTIPASYGNMSNLLKLSLRNCSLQGPIPDFSRIPKLGYLDLSRNQLNGSIPQGKLSDDITTIDLSNNTLTGSIPANFAGLPQLQRLSIANNSLSGIVPASLWINTTLNATERLILELQNNQLTNISGITQIPQNVTVWLHGNPVCSNANLDNICGSEIDDKDDSESSTNSTASCPSQACPPPYEYLPVVCFCAAPLLIEYRLKSPGFTDFRPYRNRFQEYLTSGLFLDLDQLDIPSFVWEKGPRLRISLKLFPVYVADNVNISHTFNTSEVQRILHKFTSWNINDSELFGPYELLWITLLDPYRNVISASKKSGVSKGALAGIIVGTFAAAVALSAVVSLYILRRHQRNHPAISRRRHKSKSSIKIDGVKAFTYGEMASATKIFNTSAQVGQGGYGKVYKGTLADGTLVAIKRAQEGSLQGEKEFLTEIELLSPLHHRNLVSLVGYCDEEGEQMLIYEFMSHGTLRDHLSAVRSKEPLGFEMRLRIALGSARGILYLHTEANPPIFHRDIKASNILLDSKFVAKVADFGLSRLAPVPDLEGDTPGHVSTVVKGTPGYLDPEYFLTHKLTDKSDVYSLGVVFLELLTGMQPISHGKNIVREVNIAFQSGMIFSIIDSRMGSYPSDCVEKFLSLALKCCQDETDARPSMAEVVRELENIWFMMPETDSITTESVLSSSTGKVVSDPPSSSNAGKNPYVSSDVSGSDLISGVIPTITPR; encoded by the exons ATGCATCAATTCAGAGCTTGGATGTCTGTGGCCGTATTGGCCGTGTGCTTGTTCTGGTTTTCACTACAAGCTAGTGGCGCACAAGAGCAGGAGATTACAGACCCGGTAGAAG TGACGGCATTGAAGGCCATATGGAAAAGTTTGATTGATCCCAACAAGAATCTGAGCAATTGGAACCAAGGGGATCCATGTACCTCAAACTGGACAGGCGTTTTCTGCTTCAATGGATCATTAGATGATGGATATCTTCATGTTCAAGAATT GCAACTGATAGCTATGAATCTCTCAGGAACTTTATCACCAGAGCTTGGCCGCTTATCTTATATGACGATATT GGATTTTATGTGGAACAAAATAACTGGAAGCATTCCAAAGGAGATAGGCAACATTATGTCTTTGGAACTATT GCTGCTGAATGGAAACCAGTTGTCAGGTCCGCTGCCTGAAGAGCTTGGTTATCTTCTGAACTTGGACAGAATACAAATTGACTCGAACCACATTTCTGGACCAATACCTAAATCATTTGCTAATTTAAACAAAACCAAGCACTT TCACATGAACAACAATTCGATTAGTGGGCAAATTCCATCTGAGCTTTCCAGATTACCGAACCTTGTCCACTT TCTTCTTGACAACAACAACATATCTGGGTATCTTCCACCGGAGTTCTCGGATCTGCCGAAGTTGTTGATACT TCAACTTGACAACAACAACTTTGATGGGAGTACAATTCCAGCTTCTTATGGCAATATGTCTAACCTGTTGAAGTT GAGTCTCAGGAACTGCAGCTTACAAGGACCCATTCCTGATTTCAGTCGGATACCCAAACTTGGATATTT AGATCTAAGTAGGAATCAGCTGAATGGATCCATACCCCAAGGAAAACTGTCAGATGACATCACAACAAT AGATTTATCTAACAACACTCTTACTGGGAGCATACCTGCCAACTTTGCTGGTCTTCCACAGCTGCAAAGATT GTCCATTGCAAACAATTCACTAAGTGGAATTGTTCCAGCATCCCTTTGGATTAATACAACACTCAATGCAACAGAAAGACTAATATT GGAGTTGCAGAACAATCAGCTTACAAATATATCTGGCATTACCCAAATCCCACAGAATGTCACTGTCTG GCTTCACGGAAATCCAGTTTGCTCGAATGCTAACCTGGACAATATTTGTGGATCTGAAATTGACGATAAAGATGACAGTGAGAGTTCAACCAACTCTACTGCTAGCTGTCCAAGTCAAGCATGCCCGCCCCCTTACGAATACCTTCCTGTAGTTTGTTTCTGTGCTGCTCCACTACTAATTGAATATCGGTTGAAAAGTCCTGGATTCACTGATTTTCGCCCTTACAGAAATAGATTTCAGGAGTATCTTACATCTGGTCTCTTCTTAGATCTTGATCAACTGGACATTCCGTCCTTTGTATGGGAAAAGGGACCTCGACTGAGAATATCGCTGAAGCTTTTTCCTGTATATGTTGCTGATAATGTTAATATTTCGCATACTTTTAATACAAGTGAAGTCCAAAGAATCCTTCACAAGTTCACATCATGGAACATTAATGACAGTGAATTGTTTGGACCTTATGAGCTGCTTTGGATCACTCTATTGGATCCTTACAGAAATG TAATTTCCGCCTCTAAGAAATCTGGTGTAAGCAAGGGTGCTCTGGCTGGCATAATAGTAGGAACTTTTGCCGCTGCTGTTGCATTATCTGCAGTTGTCTCTTTATATATACTGAGAAGGCACCAGAGGAATCACCCTGCAATTTCAAGAAGACGTCACA AATCGAAGAGTTCCATCAAAATTGATGGAGTTAAGGCTTTCACTTATGGAGAAATGGCCTCTGCTACGAAAATTTTTAACACCTCTGCTCAAGTTGGCCAAGGTGGTTATGGAAAGGTTTACAAGGGCACTCTCGCTGATGGCACACTTGTGGCCATAAAACGTGCACAGGAAGGATCATTGCAGGGTGAGAAGGAGTTTTTAACAGAAATAGAACTATTATCACCCTTACATCATAGAAATCTGGTCTCCTTAGTTGGATATTGTGATGAAGAAGGTGAACAG ATGCTGATTTATGAGTTTATGTCCCATGGCACTTTAAGGGATCACCTCTCTG CAGTTCGGTCGAAAGAACCTCTTGGATTTGAAATGAGATTGAGAATTGCTCTGGGATCAGCTAGGGGCATCCTCTACCTACATACGGAAGCCAACCCTCCAATATTTCATCGAGATATCAAGGCCAGCAATATATTGTTGGACTCTAAGTTTGTGGCAAAAGTTGCTGATTTTGGACTTTCCCGACTTGCCCCAGTACCTGATCTTGAAGGGGATACGCCTGGTCATGTATCCACAGTAGTGAAGGGGACACCT GGTTACCTTGATCCAGAGTACTTTTTAACCCATAAACTAACAGATAAGAGTGATGTTTATAGCCTCGGTGTTGTATTTCTGGAGCTCTTAACCGGAATGCAGCCAATCTCACATGGGAAAAACATTGTTCGAGAG GTAAATATCGCATTCCAATCCGGTATGATCTTCTCAATTATCGATAGCCGAATGGGGTCTTATCCTTCTGACTGTGTGGAAAAGTTCTTGAGTTTAGCTCTCAAGTGTTGTCAAGATGAGACTGATGCAAGACCCTCGATGGCAGAGGTGGTTCGCGAACTAGAAAACATCTGGTTTATGATGCCAGAGACAGACAGCATAACAACTGAATCAGTGCTCAGTAGTAGTACCGGAAAGGTAGTCAGTGATCCACCATCTTCATCCAATGCCGGGAAGAATCCATATGTTTCTTCAGATGTCTCTGGCAGTGACCTTATTAGTGGAGTCATACCTACAATCACACCAAGATAG
- the LOC126788865 gene encoding probable LRR receptor-like serine/threonine-protein kinase At1g06840 isoform X2, translated as MHQFRAWMSVAVLAVCLFWFSLQASGAQEQEITDPVEVTALKAIWKSLIDPNKNLSNWNQGDPCTSNWTGVFCFNGSLDDGYLHVQELQLIAMNLSGTLSPELGRLSYMTILDFMWNKITGSIPKEIGNIMSLELLLLNGNQLSGPLPEELGYLLNLDRIQIDSNHISGPIPKSFANLNKTKHFHMNNNSISGQIPSELSRLPNLVHFLLDNNNISGYLPPEFSDLPKLLILQLDNNNFDGSTIPASYGNMSNLLKLSLRNCSLQGPIPDFSRIPKLGYLDLSRNQLNGSIPQGKLSDDITTIDLSNNTLTGSIPANFAGLPQLQRLSIANNSLSGIVPASLWINTTLNATERLILELQNNQLTNISGITQIPQNVTVWLHGNPVCSNANLDNICGSEIDDKDDSESSTNSTASCPSQACPPPYEYLPVVCFCAAPLLIEYRLKSPGFTDFRPYRNRFQEYLTSGLFLDLDQLDIPSFVWEKGPRLRISLKLFPVYVADNVNISHTFNTSEVQRILHKFTSWNINDSELFGPYELLWITLLDPYRNVISASKKSGVSKGALAGIIVGTFAAAVALSAVVSLYILRRHQRNHPAISRRRHKSKSSIKIDGVKAFTYGEMASATKIFNTSAQVGQGGYGKVYKGTLADGTLVAIKRAQEGSLQGEKEFLTEIELLSPLHHRNLVSLVGYCDEEGEQMLIYEFMSHGTLRDHLSVRSKEPLGFEMRLRIALGSARGILYLHTEANPPIFHRDIKASNILLDSKFVAKVADFGLSRLAPVPDLEGDTPGHVSTVVKGTPGYLDPEYFLTHKLTDKSDVYSLGVVFLELLTGMQPISHGKNIVREVNIAFQSGMIFSIIDSRMGSYPSDCVEKFLSLALKCCQDETDARPSMAEVVRELENIWFMMPETDSITTESVLSSSTGKVVSDPPSSSNAGKNPYVSSDVSGSDLISGVIPTITPR; from the exons ATGCATCAATTCAGAGCTTGGATGTCTGTGGCCGTATTGGCCGTGTGCTTGTTCTGGTTTTCACTACAAGCTAGTGGCGCACAAGAGCAGGAGATTACAGACCCGGTAGAAG TGACGGCATTGAAGGCCATATGGAAAAGTTTGATTGATCCCAACAAGAATCTGAGCAATTGGAACCAAGGGGATCCATGTACCTCAAACTGGACAGGCGTTTTCTGCTTCAATGGATCATTAGATGATGGATATCTTCATGTTCAAGAATT GCAACTGATAGCTATGAATCTCTCAGGAACTTTATCACCAGAGCTTGGCCGCTTATCTTATATGACGATATT GGATTTTATGTGGAACAAAATAACTGGAAGCATTCCAAAGGAGATAGGCAACATTATGTCTTTGGAACTATT GCTGCTGAATGGAAACCAGTTGTCAGGTCCGCTGCCTGAAGAGCTTGGTTATCTTCTGAACTTGGACAGAATACAAATTGACTCGAACCACATTTCTGGACCAATACCTAAATCATTTGCTAATTTAAACAAAACCAAGCACTT TCACATGAACAACAATTCGATTAGTGGGCAAATTCCATCTGAGCTTTCCAGATTACCGAACCTTGTCCACTT TCTTCTTGACAACAACAACATATCTGGGTATCTTCCACCGGAGTTCTCGGATCTGCCGAAGTTGTTGATACT TCAACTTGACAACAACAACTTTGATGGGAGTACAATTCCAGCTTCTTATGGCAATATGTCTAACCTGTTGAAGTT GAGTCTCAGGAACTGCAGCTTACAAGGACCCATTCCTGATTTCAGTCGGATACCCAAACTTGGATATTT AGATCTAAGTAGGAATCAGCTGAATGGATCCATACCCCAAGGAAAACTGTCAGATGACATCACAACAAT AGATTTATCTAACAACACTCTTACTGGGAGCATACCTGCCAACTTTGCTGGTCTTCCACAGCTGCAAAGATT GTCCATTGCAAACAATTCACTAAGTGGAATTGTTCCAGCATCCCTTTGGATTAATACAACACTCAATGCAACAGAAAGACTAATATT GGAGTTGCAGAACAATCAGCTTACAAATATATCTGGCATTACCCAAATCCCACAGAATGTCACTGTCTG GCTTCACGGAAATCCAGTTTGCTCGAATGCTAACCTGGACAATATTTGTGGATCTGAAATTGACGATAAAGATGACAGTGAGAGTTCAACCAACTCTACTGCTAGCTGTCCAAGTCAAGCATGCCCGCCCCCTTACGAATACCTTCCTGTAGTTTGTTTCTGTGCTGCTCCACTACTAATTGAATATCGGTTGAAAAGTCCTGGATTCACTGATTTTCGCCCTTACAGAAATAGATTTCAGGAGTATCTTACATCTGGTCTCTTCTTAGATCTTGATCAACTGGACATTCCGTCCTTTGTATGGGAAAAGGGACCTCGACTGAGAATATCGCTGAAGCTTTTTCCTGTATATGTTGCTGATAATGTTAATATTTCGCATACTTTTAATACAAGTGAAGTCCAAAGAATCCTTCACAAGTTCACATCATGGAACATTAATGACAGTGAATTGTTTGGACCTTATGAGCTGCTTTGGATCACTCTATTGGATCCTTACAGAAATG TAATTTCCGCCTCTAAGAAATCTGGTGTAAGCAAGGGTGCTCTGGCTGGCATAATAGTAGGAACTTTTGCCGCTGCTGTTGCATTATCTGCAGTTGTCTCTTTATATATACTGAGAAGGCACCAGAGGAATCACCCTGCAATTTCAAGAAGACGTCACA AATCGAAGAGTTCCATCAAAATTGATGGAGTTAAGGCTTTCACTTATGGAGAAATGGCCTCTGCTACGAAAATTTTTAACACCTCTGCTCAAGTTGGCCAAGGTGGTTATGGAAAGGTTTACAAGGGCACTCTCGCTGATGGCACACTTGTGGCCATAAAACGTGCACAGGAAGGATCATTGCAGGGTGAGAAGGAGTTTTTAACAGAAATAGAACTATTATCACCCTTACATCATAGAAATCTGGTCTCCTTAGTTGGATATTGTGATGAAGAAGGTGAACAG ATGCTGATTTATGAGTTTATGTCCCATGGCACTTTAAGGGATCACCTCTCTG TTCGGTCGAAAGAACCTCTTGGATTTGAAATGAGATTGAGAATTGCTCTGGGATCAGCTAGGGGCATCCTCTACCTACATACGGAAGCCAACCCTCCAATATTTCATCGAGATATCAAGGCCAGCAATATATTGTTGGACTCTAAGTTTGTGGCAAAAGTTGCTGATTTTGGACTTTCCCGACTTGCCCCAGTACCTGATCTTGAAGGGGATACGCCTGGTCATGTATCCACAGTAGTGAAGGGGACACCT GGTTACCTTGATCCAGAGTACTTTTTAACCCATAAACTAACAGATAAGAGTGATGTTTATAGCCTCGGTGTTGTATTTCTGGAGCTCTTAACCGGAATGCAGCCAATCTCACATGGGAAAAACATTGTTCGAGAG GTAAATATCGCATTCCAATCCGGTATGATCTTCTCAATTATCGATAGCCGAATGGGGTCTTATCCTTCTGACTGTGTGGAAAAGTTCTTGAGTTTAGCTCTCAAGTGTTGTCAAGATGAGACTGATGCAAGACCCTCGATGGCAGAGGTGGTTCGCGAACTAGAAAACATCTGGTTTATGATGCCAGAGACAGACAGCATAACAACTGAATCAGTGCTCAGTAGTAGTACCGGAAAGGTAGTCAGTGATCCACCATCTTCATCCAATGCCGGGAAGAATCCATATGTTTCTTCAGATGTCTCTGGCAGTGACCTTATTAGTGGAGTCATACCTACAATCACACCAAGATAG
- the LOC126788869 gene encoding 60S ribosomal protein L10: MGRRPARCYRQIKNKPYPKSRFCRGVPDPKIRIYDVGMKKKGVDEFPFCVHLVSWEKENVSSEALEAARIACNKYMAKFAGKDAFHLRVRVHPFHVLRINKMLSCAGADRLQTGMRGAFGKPLGTCARVDIGQVLLSVRCKDSNKNNACEALRRAKFKFPGRQKIIESRKWGFTKFNRVDYVRLKSEARIIPDGVNAKLLGCHGSLALRKPGEAFIDAAA; the protein is encoded by the exons ATGGGTCGCCGCCCCGCCCGATGCTACCGCCAGATCAAGAACAAGCCCTACCCCAAGTCCCGCTTCTGCCGCGGAGTGCCCGACCCGAAGATCCGAATCTACGACGTCGGGATGAAGAAGAAGGGCGTCGACGAGTTCCCGTTCTGCGTCCACCTCGTCTCCTGGGAGAAGGAGAACGTCTCGTCCGAGGCTCTGGAGGCGGCGCGTATCGCCTGCAACAAGTACATGGCCAAGTTCGCCGGCAAGGACGCGTTTCATCTACGCGTTAGGGTGCACCCGTTCCATGTGCTCAGGATCAACAAGATGCTCTCCTGTGCCGGAGCCGATAGGCTTCAGACTGGTATGAGGGGAGCCTTCGGGAAGCCGCTCGGGACCTGCGCTAGGGTTGATATCGGACAGGTGTTGCTCTCTGTGAGGTGCAAGGATAGCAACAAGAACAATGCCTGTGAGGCGCTGAGGAGGGCCAAGTTTAAGTTCCCTGGTCGCCAGAAGATCATTGAGAGCAGGAAGTG GGGATTTACCAAGTTCAACAGAGTGGACTATGTGAGGTTGAAGTCAGAGGCACGCATCATTCCTGATGGTGTCAATGCCAAG CTTTTGGGATGCCATGGATCTTTGGCCTTGCGTAAACCTGGGGAAGCATTCATCGACGCTGCTGCTTAA